Below is a window of Thermococcus sp. MV5 DNA.
CCAGATATTTCCTACACAGGGCCGATTCTAGGGCTATCTTCGTCTCAGTGTGGCTTTATGGAATGTTATTCGCTCTAGGAGGTGCATATACTCTACGTGAAGGAGGACATGTGTCAGTGGATATAATCTACAGAAAAGTGCCAGAAAAGTTCAGAAAAATCCTGGATATCGTAGATATTGGAATAGTGACCATCTCTGGAGTCATATTGGTTTTAGTAGGAGCGCCAATTGCATGGAGATCGTTCGTGATTAGAGAAGTGGATTCTAGTTTGGGAATAGTTTTTGCTCCTCCGATATGGTGGTATAAGTGGGTTGCTGTAATATCAGTGGTCCTTATAACGCTCCAAACCATTCCAATGATGTTAGAGAAGATTAAGCAATGGAGGTGACTCATAATGCCTAACATGATTATGCCATTTGTAATGTTCCTGTTCCTCTTTGGACTTATATTGTTAAATGTACCGGTAGCTTTTGCTCTGTTCTTCACTTCGATGGTATTTGGGTTGATTTTCTGGGGATGGAATGGTTTGTATGTCACCTTTCAGGGAATATGGAGCTTAATGAATAACTGGGCTCTTGTAGCTTTACCCCTGTTTGTGTTTATGTCTGCGCTTCTTGAGAAGAGTGGTATAGCTGATGAGTTATTTACTACCTTCTATAAACTTTTGGGGAGAATTAGAGGTTCCTTAGCGGTTATAGCTATAATTTTGGGTTATACTATCGGAGCGATGTCAGGAGTTATAGCAGCTGCCATAGCTAGTTTGGCCCTAATTATATACCCTCTCATGGTTAGACATGGATACGATAAGAAGCTCGCAATAGGTTCAATACTAGCAGCTGGTACACTTCCCCAAGTCGTTCCT
It encodes the following:
- a CDS encoding TRAP transporter small permease subunit, yielding MYSTLVITLVVVYEVGTRYFLHRADSRAIFVSVWLYGMLFALGGAYTLREGGHVSVDIIYRKVPEKFRKILDIVDIGIVTISGVILVLVGAPIAWRSFVIREVDSSLGIVFAPPIWWYKWVAVISVVLITLQTIPMMLEKIKQWR